A window of the Calditerricola satsumensis genome harbors these coding sequences:
- a CDS encoding class I SAM-dependent methyltransferase, which produces MKDVELATRLAARIREGGPLSFAAFMEACLYDAQDGYYMRAGEKIGRTGDFYTAPAAHPVFGKALAHALRAMRDALGGAPLIEIGAGTGALAKSVLDALQAEHPEAYADALYGIVERSPALRRAQAEALASHRGRVRWGDAVADLVGREGKAVLVANEVLDALPVRVLRQVGGTVEELHVGWDGARFVEVWRPCTEAEALAHWERIRARLRAAGRDVAEGQRVEVHASARAALRAWGEGVTRGYWLLMDYGGTTTERITPERMRGTLRAYCRHAVTEEVLARPGEQDLTADVDFSDIMEWGAEAGWRPVWYGTQGAFLLACGILKHLEDPGTDPFSPAARQNRAIRHLVLGGGMGERFRVLLLAKGDAPDDLPFLSGMKKRGVG; this is translated from the coding sequence GGCGGCCCGCATCCGTGAGGGCGGGCCCCTTTCCTTTGCGGCCTTTATGGAGGCGTGCCTCTACGACGCGCAGGACGGCTACTACATGCGCGCCGGAGAGAAGATCGGCCGCACCGGCGATTTTTACACCGCGCCGGCAGCCCATCCGGTGTTCGGGAAGGCCCTGGCCCACGCGCTGCGAGCGATGCGCGATGCACTGGGCGGGGCCCCGCTCATCGAAATCGGGGCCGGCACCGGGGCCCTGGCCAAGAGCGTCCTAGACGCGCTGCAGGCGGAGCATCCCGAGGCCTACGCCGACGCGCTGTACGGCATCGTAGAGCGGAGTCCTGCCCTCCGCCGCGCCCAGGCCGAGGCGCTCGCGTCCCATCGCGGGCGGGTTCGGTGGGGGGACGCGGTGGCCGACCTTGTCGGCCGCGAGGGGAAGGCCGTGCTCGTGGCCAACGAAGTGCTCGATGCCCTTCCGGTGCGCGTGCTGCGGCAGGTCGGCGGAACGGTCGAGGAGCTGCACGTGGGCTGGGACGGCGCGCGGTTTGTCGAGGTGTGGCGTCCGTGCACGGAAGCGGAGGCGCTGGCCCATTGGGAGCGGATTCGCGCGCGGCTGCGCGCGGCGGGGCGTGACGTGGCCGAGGGGCAGCGGGTCGAGGTGCATGCGTCGGCGCGCGCGGCGCTTCGCGCGTGGGGGGAAGGCGTCACGCGCGGGTACTGGCTGCTCATGGACTACGGGGGGACGACGACGGAGCGGATCACGCCCGAGCGGATGCGCGGGACGCTGCGCGCCTACTGCCGCCATGCGGTGACGGAGGAGGTCTTGGCGCGCCCCGGAGAGCAGGATCTAACCGCCGACGTCGATTTCTCCGACATCATGGAATGGGGAGCCGAGGCCGGCTGGCGCCCCGTGTGGTACGGAACGCAAGGCGCGTTTCTTCTCGCTTGCGGCATTCTGAAGCATCTCGAGGACCCCGGCACCGATCCCTTCAGCCCCGCTGCGCGGCAAAACCGCGCCATTCGCCATCTGGTGCTCGGCGGGGGCATGGGCGAGCGGTTTCGCGTCTTGCTCCTGGCCAAGGGGGACGCGCCGGACGATCTGCCGTTT